The stretch of DNA ATAGATTGTATCTCCTGCGCCCCTAAGTGCACCAGCCAATATCAATTGGGTTGATTGACCAGGTTGTGCCAAAGCCATGATCTTCAAGACAGTGCCTGCCATAGCAGCAACGGTAAAATCGGATGTGTATATTCTCGTTATATAGTGAGAAAATAGTATAAACATAAAACCTATAAAACATGCAACTCCCATGCCTATGTGGTGTATTAAATTTGCGTATTTTTCTGCTTTTTTAATATTTCTAGCTCCTAAACTTTGCCCTACAAGGGTAGTTGCTGCCACAGAAAAGGCCTGACTGGGAGAAAAAGTTAAACCATTTATATTTAACCCTATTTGATGGGCCGCATAAATGGAAGTGCCTAGACCTGAAACGGTTTTGGCAAATAGCATAAGGCCGCTTTGCAAGAAAAATTGCTCTAAAGCAGAAGGAATTCCTATAGTAAAAATTTGCTTTAATATATTCCAGTCGGGTCTATAATCGTCCTTTATGCTTAAAAGAATTTTAGATTTTCTTGACAAAAAAATAACATAAAGACCTGCAAGACATGCTACTAATCTGGAAAAAGTAGTAGAAGCAGCTGCACCGGCTACACCCCACATAGGGAATCCCAGCTTACCGTATATGAGCACGTAATTGCCAAATACATTCAATAGATTTGCTCCTACATTGTACATCATTGGTATTCGCGTTTCGCCGACTCCTCTTAGAGATGCTGTTATACACATGGTTATGGTCTGAAATATCAGTCCTGCAGATACGATCTGGAAATACAATGTAGCATCGTTTATGGTATCAGCCTTAGCACCCATAAACGTAATTATTTTACGAGCAGATATAAATCCAAGTATGCTTATGATTAGACCCAATACGAAGGCACAAATAAGCGATTGCCTTGATACAGAACGAGCTTCTTTAAGGTTGCGAGCGCCTATATTCCATGCTACAAGAGTAGTTGTTCCAACATTCAAAGCAGCGAAGACTGATAATAAAAGCATAAAAGGTTGATTAGTAAGGCCTACAGCTGCTATAGCGGCAGGGCCAAGCTGTCCGACCATTACCATATCAACCATACCAAAAAGAGTAGACATCACCAGTTCAATAAAAGCTGGCCACGAAATGTTTAATATTTCATACAAAAGTACTTTAGAATTTTGCTCCTGTTCTGACCTGCTTTGGAGTGCAAGCCTTTTCACATTGACCGCCCTTTCATAAAAATAAATGAATCCCCATATAATCGAACGATTATTATTAACAGTTTTGTGTATTAAATATT from Caldanaerobius fijiensis DSM 17918 encodes:
- a CDS encoding MATE family efflux transporter: MKRLALQSRSEQEQNSKVLLYEILNISWPAFIELVMSTLFGMVDMVMVGQLGPAAIAAVGLTNQPFMLLLSVFAALNVGTTTLVAWNIGARNLKEARSVSRQSLICAFVLGLIISILGFISARKIITFMGAKADTINDATLYFQIVSAGLIFQTITMCITASLRGVGETRIPMMYNVGANLLNVFGNYVLIYGKLGFPMWGVAGAAASTTFSRLVACLAGLYVIFLSRKSKILLSIKDDYRPDWNILKQIFTIGIPSALEQFFLQSGLMLFAKTVSGLGTSIYAAHQIGLNINGLTFSPSQAFSVAATTLVGQSLGARNIKKAEKYANLIHHIGMGVACFIGFMFILFSHYITRIYTSDFTVAAMAGTVLKIMALAQPGQSTQLILAGALRGAGDTIYPLIASFSGIWIFRVIVAYIFVYIFHWGLIGAWVAMVLDQYTRSAIIYLRFISGKWKTANLQRNQPKVSKHQRASL